The Bombus pascuorum chromosome 11, iyBomPasc1.1, whole genome shotgun sequence genome includes the window aacttgttattatcatatttataaaatttaatcggTAAATTATCGCGCAAAGGAACCAAGAACAACGAAAcagagaatttaataaaaaaaaagccgAAGCGACGtagaaaattcatatattttgcgTATAAATTCAATCTGAGCGagtcattgaaatttttctaacgttatcGCACCAAGTTCAGAGATTATCTCTGCCAAGGCTATTTTCTCAGAGAAAATcgtgcatatgtatatgttacaGATGTCGATCTATCCAGTGGGAATAGAAACGCCTGGCGTATAAAGTTGTTTAGAAAAACTTGTTCGAATGAATAGAAAACGTTTAGTATCGAAGCAGAGAGACGCTGATTGGACGCGTTAATACCAGGTCAGTGTGTCAGAGCGGGCGTTTCACGGGGGGCAAAATGGTGGTCCTCGGGTTGGTACAAAGGAACCATGCCTGCCTCCTGTGACGTGACATTACAGAGGGGTGCGAAGTGGAGTAAAGAACGAAGGGAGGTCGGTGTGCAAGGAAGAGGGGAAACGCTAGCCGAGGAGGGTAACTCGAGCAATTTCAATCAAGTTTTCCGCTGTCAGTGACTACCGGTCCTTGCTGACGAGAAACCAGGTTTTCTTTCAGCTTGACAGCGTCCAATGAAAACGCTAAGTACATGGAACGGATCGATATCGAAAAATGGCAGGATTTATCGATGGTTCTCCTCGAGCGATTAAAGTTAAACGTTGCGAGGAACTGCGATTAATACGTACAATTGCTGTACCGTTGCTTTCTTGCTGAATGagatacgaaaaaaaaaaaagaaaggaattatcgataagaaatagaaagaaacgaggtaataaatttgataaaaggGCGTTCGATTCTAGAAAAACGAATTATTGGACAGGAGGGGTGAGCGTAGAAAGGAAGCGAAATGGAGAAAGTCGGTGCTGAGTGCTCAATAATAAATAGCATTTTGACTGTCGGATATTCGATCGTAAGCGCTGGGTTTCGCTGAATAAAACGCGGGAAAAGAGGAACTCGACCCTCGAGCGCGACAGAGAGGAAACTTCGAATTCCTGGCTCGTTGTCTCGGCCGACAACGTAATGGCATTTAAGATAAAAGCAAACGTCGATAGGAGAAGCTCGGCTGGATTGATCGCTGCGCTTGACAAAGTGAACTCGCGACTCTAAAATTTGCCAGTCGAATCGAACGAACCTCGACCCTTTTCACCCGTTCGAATCGTCGCTAATTGCAGAGTCCTCGCAATACCTCGCGATTGACCGATCGATACGGCAAGAATCGTCGAGTCGACGCAGCGATTCCCATCGAGATCGAGATTACGCGAAAGGAAACGTTTGTCCTGTTAGCTTTTCCTATAGCACCTCTTTTGTgcgtatttatttaactttccGATTTTATATCGCAGATAATTTACGGCCATAAGGTTAAAGTAAATTCGTTATAATTggcaattataatttaaaaataaatacaggaaaattaacaaaaatgttttgcCGTGTATCCAACCATAGTATATAGATGTcagaaagtaaaaagaaactgCCAGCTTTTTACACAAGTATGACCATCCGTATGCAATGAACTAGACGGTAGAATCACTATAAAACAATAGTAAACACTAGAGGAGACTGATGGAGAAATAAAGTACGCGATCGactattaacaaaaatataattaaaaaatagtaaactGCTTAAAACACGTTGTCGAATAAAAGGGATGCTCCTGACAAAGTCAAAGTCTATGCTAGTGTTCGAATATTCTCGTGACCAACTGTAAATATACAGATAGGAATTTGCACGAACATTCGGAAACGAGCGATTAGTGCAATTTACGATTGTCGTACTTCGCGAAACTTGGTATTTTGCGTAGCAAGATCGGAGATTTTCCATACGTATACTTCGTCTTAGAGATATTTTCCTCGTTCTAATGTGTACTTGGTAATTGGATCCGGTTAATATTACGATGGTAATTATTCTTAGAGTTGCGTAACTAGTTAAGAGCTTAATATCTGACCCGTCGCGGCAGTCctcgttttaacgtaatttttACGTAACACTGGGTCGcggataataaaataaacaaataaataattatcaggATAAATCGAATCGAGATACCGTTAAATAGTTCGCAAAGAGACGACGCCTCTGCATCTATGGGTCATCTGCGAACGTCGTCGAGCGAACGAACGGACGAAGAGCTggcgaagaagaggaaaatgaCGTAAAGAGAAACGGAGATGCGAGAGGATGAACAAAGATCATCGACGTGATCAgatgaaagaaacgagaagccGTATCTAGGTTTCGTAacagtagtatataaagcCAAGTATTTCGATAAGTTTGTCAGTAGTGTCAGCCGTAAGCTGTCTCGTAAAGGAATCGATAATGTCTCGCATCCTCTTCGTCCTCCTCGCCGTTATGGCTATCTTCTCCAGTAAGTAACTTCTGTTAAAGATTAacgcgatatttcatataattttacgcCATTAAAAGCAAAACATAGAATCTATTCAAACTGTAGAGAGCAACTCTCTTTGTTTAGTCTTCCACCGGGTACAGTCacatatttctgtattttcaaTTCTCAAGAAGTACGAATAGCTCATTCACACTACGAATCCGTTCGCTTCTTGactcgattatttatttctgtaacAGCATATTTCAATCCTTGTATACGTCGAAATATCCAATTTGGTCGCTTTCGACATTCGGTTTTGTCAGTGGTACGAATTGATATGAACTGATTCAGCGCCTAGATTTTACTCTTTTAattgttttcataaaaatacgaatttatataaaaatctaatcGTTAGCGGGTCGATCGGAGATACAgcgaaaaataatacaatgataTCGTATTGCTACAGCTTCGTTTGGTCAGCAATGTGGACTGAATGAAGAGTTTAAATCCTGTGGATCGTGCGAGCCCACTTGTGCCAAGCCACGTGTCACCGTTTGTACCATGGTTAGTattaacatttgaaaaatGCGTCAGAAGCACACGATGAATCGATTTTTCTTAACTCGTTCGATTTACAAATGCAACTTCCTTAAAAGCACGTAATAAatctatgaaattttgtaaacaatTGAATAGAGAATCATTCTCGGAATATTCAATAGGATTACGAAAATACACACTTAACAAATTCCAAAGCCAATAAAGTTTCTGTATCGTGGAATAGATTGTTGAGTTTTAAAAGTAGTTACCGTGTGTCTCGCTTGTGgttttcatttgtatttatgtaaatttaattacgttaCATTCATTTGCTTCCATTTTTATGCTTTTCTCTGTTCCACGTGTATACTAATCtttgttttttcatttttttaggAATGTAAGATCGGTTGTCAATGTAAGAGCGGATATTTGAGAAACGGCGAAGGAACGTGCGTTCTTCCAGAAAATTGTTAACTTCCTCGTTTAACTTATTTGAAACCCATTCTTCACTCTCTCGCTGGCGTTTGCAATCTCTTCGctgctatttttttttttttttttactttaccaatttttaatgaaaatacaaaatggaAATGTATTACACTATCTGTTCATGGATTGGTATTAGTCACAAGCTTACCTAAATAAAGACTATAACGATACTATCAAATTGGTGTCTTAAATACCCACTTAAAGTTCATCGATCGTTCTCGGTAAGCAAATTCGATGTTTAGAGAAGAGAAATTAAGATTTCAGTGTCGTTTGCAACGTCGTGTTAGGTGTAAGTGAGTACTCTTGACGCAAGATTGAAGTTACAAACACAGGTTAATATCTTTTGGAAATGAGCACACATATAGAGTCGCACAACGAATCACTTAAAATTTGCATAGATTCTCGTTgttcaaacttttatttccagtaataatttcaaattaaattacgttCAATTTTTAGTAAAACGTTCGGTTTTCTATTTATGCGCTCGTCGTTATAATTCTCCGTAAGAAGACTGCGAAATCCTAAAAACGTTAAATGTACTTACCACGAAGATAAGCAACGACGACGAAgagtaaaataacaaaatacgaGACGTGTTTGAACGAAACCTTCGATCACAATTTGACtgcaattataattgtaattgcCTGCTTTTATGCTCGATAATTCGTCTTTTTAAAAGACGCTATCTTTGCTTCTTACGTATTTATCGGTCTAATCTTTCGCCCATTTAAAATTATCATCAGCCTACGATTTTGTAAACTATTCAGACTCATGGTCGAATCGATTACAAAAGaaggtaattaattattcataaaagcACGCGATTATTAGACACTGAAACGAGCGGAAATACAGTGAAAAACACCGCGATGAATTTGTGTCGTTTCTTCGGTCAACAGTGCGAATATGTCCTATGCTTggtattattatatcgatACTATTAATACTAATATCAGTATAGTCTCATAACGAGTCATTTCGCTAAGTTTCCATCGACATTCGTTATTTACTTTCGAACAGTCGTTTTAATGCCACGAATCACACATGATATCACgagatataataattatgtaagaAGGAACGAATAAAGAAGGATATACGCATACATctgatatactttattatttcatttaaaaactaGCATTTTTTAAGAACTAATTACCCGTTGATCCAGTCCAATCAATGTCCTTTACATTGGCTAACTGGGACACAGTGTTTAGCTGCGTTTCTCACATGTCCTTTAACACAGTGGCAGCCACGAACGCACTCCTGATGGGAATAAACGAGTAACGCGTTACAATTAAACCGAGAGTAACGAAGACGAGATAATTTTCACGATCGAGAGAAGCCACGGTGTATACTGACCTCAGGACAATCTACGTGAGGCCTAGCACACGTAGGTTCGCAAGAAGGAGAAGGTCCACACATCTTGAATTCTTCGTTCGGACCACAGGCAGAGCTGACGCTACTTACTATATGCacatagaataataaatcttgaaataaaacaacgatcgaacgaacgataCGTGTAACAgcgaagatataaataaataggaaaTACTTAACTATGTAATCGTATTACGTCTACaaatttcgtttttaaatttcacaaagttttgtttctatttttaattctatttcaattttaaaactaCTTAGAAACGGTGAATTTTGGTCTTCTACCGTCCAAACAATACGTGTAACGGcgacgatataaataaataggatATGATTACTCAACTATGTAATCGTATTACGTCTACaaatttcgtttttaaatttcacaaagttttgtttctatttttaattctatttcaattttaaaactaCTTAGAAACGGTGAATTTTGGTCTTCTACCGTCCAAACAATACGTGTAACGGcgacgatataaataaataggatATGATTACTCAACTATGTAATCGTATTACTTCTAcaaatttagtttttaaatttcacaaagttttgtttctatttccaattctatttcaattttaaaactaCTTATAAACGGTGAATTTTGGTCTTTTACCGTTCTTCCATTCgtttattccaatttttatttttaaataattattccgaATCAAGCGTAGGTTCAGTTtagtataaaatgtaaatttctgTCTATACACGCGTCGCTATAGTTGTACGTATTAAAGACAGTGAAATTATACAGACGATGAATATAATTGTACTTACTACAAATATAAGCAACGACGACGAGGAGAAACATAACAGCGGTGCGAGACATGTTGGAGCGAAACCTTCGATCACTGTTTGACtaattgtacaaattttcGTGCGCTTCTGATTAAAATTCGTAACAGCGGGCTGTTTTTATACTCGATAATTCGTCCTTCTAAAAATTGCTATCTTCATCTGTTACGTTTGTCAATGTATTCGCCGTACGCTTATTCGATCGTGTCACTAATTATAAGTTACGAAGAAATTTACACgttatgaataatttacaaattatccgAAGCTCGTATAATTTGTCTTACGTGTCATATCATTAACAACTATACCAAAAGtcaccgtataacgttatttcgttattataaatatcgaaaattcgtaaaatataattcgaatGCATTATAATTTAAAGTCGTTGAAATCTGCGTAAGATACAAGTATACATTTGAAGAATAAACTTACAGATAAGCACAAACTCGCTTGAACAACGATTATAAACGTCGGAAATGAATTACGCTCTCTTTGAACGAGCCAAGGTGTTGATATATAAAAGGAATGATCGTCATCGCTGCACAGTGCACGCGCACAATGTTTTATTCTACTTAATCTAcgttttgtagaaatttaatCGACAAAATGGACCTAATAACAACAACTTTTGCCACGTTGACTCTTTATCTCATACGTAAGTGCGTTTGCTTTGTGAGATCGAGCAGCTTTTTGAAAAAAGTACCCATAAGACAAAATGACGATTTAAACGAATTAAGTTTTGGTTCTAGGTATTTGATATTAGCTACGTTTCACCTGATGAATATAACGGCTCTtaagaaacattattttttcatatttacaaactaaataaaaagtaattcgTCTGTTTGACTGGAAAATTCATCGAGCATCTACGTATCTACAAATTTGCTGTTTCTTAGAAAAATCTCCAAGTCGCAGTTTCCGGTTCTTTCGTCGTGAAATTTCGTTCCAAATCTTCGTTCTAAATCTCTATTCGTTTATCTTCGCTGTCAAATGATAAACCATAATTTATTCTCTTTGACTTCCGCGCGCTATCACTCTCTTATTACCATAAAAggatgattaaaatattagtgTGGAAAGATGATTAACTATTCGACGCGAAACACTGgcattttcaaaaatttccaacgaaacCGAAATTAGAGTTATTACTCTTTCAGTCGCCCCCGATAGAATTTTCATCGCTACCGACGAAAACA containing:
- the LOC132912114 gene encoding chymotrypsin inhibitor-like; the encoded protein is MSRILFVLLAVMAIFSTSFGQQCGLNEEFKSCGSCEPTCAKPRVTVCTMECKIGCQCKSGYLRNGEGTCVLPENC
- the LOC132912113 gene encoding cysteine-rich venom protein 6-like; this translates as MSRTAVMFLLVVVAYICISSVSSACGPNEEFKMCGPSPSCEPTCARPHVDCPEECVRGCHCVKGHVRNAAKHCVPVSQCKGH